From Streptomyces sp. SAI-135:
GTTTTGTCGGCGGTGCGGTTGGCGGAGCGGCTGGAGCTGGCGCAGCCCGTGGCGGCATGGTTGGTCGAGCCGCCGCAGGCGCTGGCGCCGGTGGCATGGCCGGACGCGCCGGTGCCGGCGGTGTAGGTGGCGCGGGTGCCGCCAAGGGCGCGGCCGGACGTGTCGGCGGCACGGCTCGTGGTGGCGTAGTGGGTGGCACGCCCAAGTCCGGTGCGGGCGCCGGTAGGGGCACCGCCGGCGGCTCGGGTTTGCACAGCAGTCGCGGGGCCGCAGGAAAGGGAGCCAGCGCTGTCCGTAAGGGCGGCATTGCGGGTGCGCCCGGGGCCCGCACCGGGCGACGCAAGGAAGACGAGCAGCACGAGGGCGAGCGTCCGGATTACCTGGTCGAGGACGAGGAGACCTGGACTCCGCAGACCAACGCGGCGCCTCGAGTGATTGAGTAGTCGCTAGGTGCTCACGGGCACGTGACAAGATGCGTGGGCGTGGCTACAAAGCCACGCCCACGCTCGTCACTGGGAGAGGGAAGACGGTAATGGCCTCCAGGCGAAAGATGTGCGCACTGAGCGCCGCTGCACTGACCGGCGCGCTGGTCCTGGCAGCGGCTCCCGCTGCTTCCGCCGACCAGACGAGACAGGCTCAGTGGGCCCTGCAAACGCTGCAGGCCGAGGATGCGTGGAAGATTTCAGAAGGTAATGGTGTCACCGTTGCTGTAATCGACACTGGCGTGAATTCTGAGCATGTGGACTTGCAGGGAAATGTCCTCCAGGGGAAAGACTTCACTGACGGCGACGACGATGCATCGCCTGACGCTTCCGAGGACGACCCTTCACACGGCACTGAAATGGCGGCGGTTATTGCTGGCCACGGCCATGGGGCAGACGGCAATGACGGTGTGATGGGGTTGGCCCCGAAATCCAAGATTCTACCAATCAGGGACGACACCGACCGCGACTTCAGTTTCGCTGATGAAATTCGCTACGCAGTGGACCATGATGCCTCGGTCATCAATATTTCGGGGTTCACTACCAAAGACAACGTCGCCGATCGTGAAGCCATTGCTTATGCACTGGAACACGATGTCTTGGTTGTGGCCGGGGCAGGGAACCAAAACAAAGACCCACTGATTCAGTACCCTGCAAAGTATCCCGGCGTTCTGGCCGTTGGCGGAGTGACACAGGATGGGACGAGTTGGGACGGTGGAAACAGCGGGCCAGAAGTCCTGCTGTCGGCCCCCGCTACTCGGATCGTGAGCGCTGGTTGGCCTGGAAATAAGCTTCGAATTTCAGACGGAACATCAAACTCGACCGCGTTCGTTTCCGGTGCGGCGGCTTTGTTGCGCTCGAAGTACCCAGAATTGACGGCTGGTCAGATTGCCAACCGGCTTGTTAAGACTGCCGCGCTCCCCACTTCGGCCAAGGGAGTTTCGCTGCCCGATGAAAGGTACGGGTACGGCGAAATTCGCCCGCTGGCCGCATTGACTGACAACATCCCTGCAGGTTCGAAGTATGGGCCGCTGAAGGTTTCCACCACAGGATCTGAAAGCCCATCCGCTGCCGCAACGAATGGATCGTCTGATTCCGAGGATTCTGCAGCACAACAGAAAGCAGATCAGAAGCAAATGATCTTCTTTGTGGTCCTCGGAGTTGTAGCCCTGGTCGTGATCGGTCTACTCGTTCTGCTGATCATTAAACTGTCCCGTCGTAACAAGAAAAACAACGGCAGGCCTGATGGGCCTACCGCATATCCGCAGTATGGGCAGCAGCCCTTGCCTCCGCAGCAGAACCCGTACCAGCAGGACGC
This genomic window contains:
- a CDS encoding S8 family serine peptidase, which translates into the protein MASRRKMCALSAAALTGALVLAAAPAASADQTRQAQWALQTLQAEDAWKISEGNGVTVAVIDTGVNSEHVDLQGNVLQGKDFTDGDDDASPDASEDDPSHGTEMAAVIAGHGHGADGNDGVMGLAPKSKILPIRDDTDRDFSFADEIRYAVDHDASVINISGFTTKDNVADREAIAYALEHDVLVVAGAGNQNKDPLIQYPAKYPGVLAVGGVTQDGTSWDGGNSGPEVLLSAPATRIVSAGWPGNKLRISDGTSNSTAFVSGAAALLRSKYPELTAGQIANRLVKTAALPTSAKGVSLPDERYGYGEIRPLAALTDNIPAGSKYGPLKVSTTGSESPSAAATNGSSDSEDSAAQQKADQKQMIFFVVLGVVALVVIGLLVLLIIKLSRRNKKNNGRPDGPTAYPQYGQQPLPPQQNPYQQDANSHGNPYQQQWPPQQ